A stretch of the Hyperolius riggenbachi isolate aHypRig1 chromosome 11, aHypRig1.pri, whole genome shotgun sequence genome encodes the following:
- the LOC137538636 gene encoding uncharacterized protein yields the protein MWSDFQSKTPGAVRRIKRDIRRSRHHRRTARLQEPARSSSSPPSSANITPRTSPDRSPPTGDSAEPVETPAAADETAAAAETAAPPTAQKHRGRSRKRRRRSRSVASSLSVEHRHNLRCASRSTAGRSTSTTPVDRTGNVSERVGQFEVQVQGLTSTLALWKSEYESGMQQQRAEFENRLQQLEAQFNQHVANMVQQREAAEAEAEVQRQRVLQYRQEAQQLHESFSQLAGKRRM from the exons ATGTGGAGTGATTTCCAATCTAAAACTCCAGGAGCAGTGAGGAGAATAAAACGTGACATTAGGAGAT CTCGTCATCATCGTAGGACAGCACGACTGCAGGAGCCGGCCCGTTCCTCCTCTTCTCCACCCTCTTCAGCCAACATCACTCCCAGGACCAGCCCTGATCGCAGCCCTCCTACCGGTGACTCAGCTGAGCCAGTGGAAACTCCTGCTGCTGCAGATGAAaccgctgctgcagctgaaacgGCTGCTCCTCCTACTGCACAGAAACACAGAGGCCGGAGTAGGAAACGTAGGCGCCGTAGCCGATCGGTTgcat CTTCATTGTCTGTGGAACATAGGCACAACCTCCGCTGCGCCAGCAGGAGTACAGCTGGTAGAAGCACATCCACCACACCAGTTGATC GCACAGGAAATGTCAGTGAACGTGTGGGTCAGTTTGAAGTTCAGGTTCAGGGTCTAACTTCAACACTAGCTTTATGGAAGTCAGAGTATGAAAGCGGGATGCAGCAACAAAGGGCAgaatttgaaaatcgcctgcaacAACTGGAAGCCCAATTTAACCAACATGTGGCGAATATGGTTCAACAAAGAGAGGCGGCAGAGGCAGAAGCTGAGGTTCAGCGGCAGAGGGTATTGCAGTACAGACAGGAGGCACAGCAGCTGCATGAGTCTTTTTCCCAGCTTGCTGGGAAAAGAAGAATGTAA